From the Budorcas taxicolor isolate Tak-1 chromosome 6, Takin1.1, whole genome shotgun sequence genome, the window AAAATGCATGATTCTTAAAACCTGTGTGCTACCTTATTCTTTCTGAAGACAAGATACTTTAGATCAGATATGctgataaaaaataaagctttgaaAGAATTGGCAGACCATTGCTAGTTACGTGGTGTTTAAATTTTGTTGGTTATTTTGTACTAAGGGAAATTTCTGTAACAAATTGGTGCAGTGAGAAGAAGCTTAATTTCCTTACCTATTTCTGATATTTCtgtgcttgctttttaaaattggaaatggAGCTGTTACAaggaattttgaaattattttgagaaCCACACTAACTTCCATTCCACCTAATCTAAGATAAATAGCTATTCACATACTGTGTATGTGAATAATGTAATTGTTGGCAGCCTGAGCAGAATCGGCTACAAAAACTATCTGAAGTAAAATATTTGGTCCCTATGAAATGTTTTATTGTTATACAGgggtgaatttttcagtttatgtcGACTATTATTACGTTTTCTTGGCAAAGGCTAATAATACATGAAAACTCACCTTTAGTACCTTACTCTTTAAGGAGCTGTATAGTGTAAGaggaaaattaaatgttaaattttttttgaataatAATAACTATACAGAGCAAGGTATTTTAAAAGGGCAGCCAGCAGTTTGGACTCAAGGGAGGACTGtattatttaccttttaaaaaacatttaagccTAAGATGGACCCTACAGTATAGGTAGGATCCTGTGGGTAAGGGAGAATATTCCAAGGGTAGGGGaaagaaatatgagaaaaaggaaatgtgaaGCATTATTTACTGAGCAGTAAGAAATGTATTCTGGAGAGGAGGTGAAGGATGAGACTAGATTGTTGGAAACCAGATCATTAAAGCATAGGAATTTGAGCTTCAGTCTTGGCAAGCTGTGGTTGATTTCAAGCCGGAGTTAACTTTTATCTTGAAAAGACCACTTCAGCATTAGGGTGAGGCATAAATTGGAGGGAAGGAATACCAGTAGTAAACCATTTCCATAATATAGACAAAAGTTAGTAAGATTTTGAGCTAAAGCAGTGGATACAAAGGAGAGGAATCCAGTTCGGAAGACTGATTAAGGATTTTTGAGATTTGGTATCTACTATGAGAAGATGGGAAAGAATCAATGATGAGATCCTAGTTTGTGGCTTGACTATTGTGGTTTCAGTTTTTGAGACATCCGAGTAGAACATATTCAATAGGCATTTGAATATATGTCTTAGAAGGAATAACTACACTAAAGATAGATCCTAGAATTACCAAAATAAGTGTGGGACAGGAGATAGAAGCAGAATATCATAGTTGCCTTAGGGGAAGAGTACAGACAGACACTGAGGGAGGAGCAGTTTGGAGTTTGGACTAATTGTAGCAAAATTAGGGTAGAACGTTTCTAAAGAAGAGATCTGTTATGAATTCTTCATTTTAAGATTGGCTCGGTTTGTTTATCAAagtattcctttttgtttttcttggtatATTTGTTTGATTTATGGTAAATTCAAATGTAGAGCCTTAGTTTTTAGGTGACATATTTTGGTTACCTTTAAATCATGTATGGTTTTTACCAGTTTTTCCTCTTCGCTGGAGTTTTGGTGTTAATTTGTAacattgaaatattttcattctgtAAGTTTTTTTTCTTGAACAAGTGAGATGAAATTTGATTTTGACTAAATCTATTGTTAGACTGCCTTTAAGAAGCAGTCAGATGTAGTGCTTGATTGTATGAAACTTGGAATGAAAGCTTAAGCagaatttttgaaattaaagcttaatgaaaacatgttttcattAAAACAGTTTACCCTTAAATTGTTAACTGTACTCGGTAAAAACGTATCTTCCATGAGCCTGTTTTATAAAAGTGTATACTATTTGAAGCATCTATTTCCAATTAATAGTCATTATTTAACAATGATATGTTAATTTAATAAATTTGGATCACATTCTTGTGTCTTTGATTTGTCTGTACTTAGCAGATGCTATTTTGcagtcttaattttcttgaattagagttttgtagGCATTATGAAGCAGAGGGACTTGGAAGTAGGAAAGACAATTTAAATAGTCGCTCTCCCATTAAATAGTATGTATCTTTTAACTTGATCATCAGTAAACTGACCATTCTCCTTTAAACCCCAGGTATAtaccctttttcatttcttcataatAGCTATAAAATTTCACTATATGTCTCTACCAGACTGTAGATTTAGCAAGATGAGAAATTATTCTGTGTCCCTTTCACTACCTAGTAAGTAGAATGGAGTTAGTAATTAATGTTTAATAATTTTACAGAGGGGTGGGATTAAATGAGCTGTACTACAGTGTCAGCCCTGTGAAGGTTATTTGCCTCGCATAAGGAGTGGGCATAGTACAATACAAGGTTCATGATAGCACTGTATACATCCTCACTCAAATGGAGAGGAATGGGTATTGATAATAATTCAATTACTGCAGGTTTTCAAACGTATTTCCAGGTTGACTGCATATCCAGGGGCAATTATgtaattccatttttttaaaaaaactctttgACCTTAAAATCCTTGACTACATCACCTTCTTTTCATCCTTTGGTATGCTTAAGTCCTATTTTATTTACTCATGAAATGGCAACAGTTACATCTTTTTCTTGGTATTGGTTAAATTAAATGTGGAATACTAGTAAGTTTCTCCCAAATGTTACTTCATACTAatgttatatgatatttatttactGAGGAGTTTTTCATACTCAAATTACAATGAGCAAAACATTTAAGGAGAAAAAGTACTGCTGTAGCTTGAAATTTTGTATCTTCTGTTTCAAGTGTGCAAAGCAAACATCCCAGGTTTTCCAAATCTAGTAATTTTATGTATTGACTTACTATAAAGAATTTTGTGGtgtaattttgaagaaaaagctGTCATGGTTTTATTAAATGAGAATTTTGAGGGGCCAATTGGGAACTAAACTTCGTAGaaactttttgtttctattttacttCCCCTATTGAAGGGAGTTACGTTTACCTACAAGGGATAAATTTCTGGTTTGCCAGTGACCAGAATAGCCTGTTAAGGTACAAAGTTGTTTGTGTATATATGACTGTCATTAGAAGAAATGCTCAACAAATAGATGTAAGCTTTATTTTCAGATGATAATTAGATGCATTATTATGTAGACTTCATTGTTAACTGTACTTTATGAGAACTAGGATCTAGAACCTTGTGTTTCTGAAtagtttttctaaaattctttgaCTTCATGTAAAATAGGATCTAAATTACGATTCCTTATTCTGTAGTAAATATTATGGTTTTTCACTAATAAGAACTTTATCATGGAATAATTTAGACTATTTTTGTGTAAATAGGTAATTTTGCTTCATATTAGAGAAATGCTTAGTAAATAAATGTTAACATGAATTATTTAGCAGTCATTTTAAATAGCAGAGTtaagcatatttttcttttcacagaaTGACAGCCCATATCAAGGCGGTGTATTCTTTTTGACAATTCATTTTCCTACAGACTACCCCTTCAAACCACCTAAGGCAAGTATTCCCCGCCACCCCCAAGTCTGTGAGTAAAGATTTGTATTTTATTCAGAAGAATAGAACATTCCTAGACATTAGGGTTCTGCATAAGTTAAGGCTAAACTACTGTGAGTGTATAATGAACAAGAATAATTGGGGCTTGAATGTATATACTGAATTAAATCACTGATGTTGAATGCTGACTGTTAGCCTTAGTTAAAAGAAGAGCTAAACCTGGATTTGAACTTTGTAACTGGAGTTAAGAATTGCCTTATCCTTTACGTTGCAAGGCTCAACTATACCATGTGGAAGCATTTTTCTCACTTTATTGTGCGTATACAGATTTGGATCAGTAACTCTAGTGTCTTAAATACTAGCCTTCCAAATACTAACCTTCATTGTGCGTTTTCACATGTTGCTAAAAAATATACCATTATTTGTGTTGGGATTTAAGACTACAATATATTTTGGCCTTTGAGTTTGCACACACAGACTATCTTCAGAATTATGTTACAGGTACAATATGACAGttactttaaatgaaaatacttttatGATATTCAAATGCGTGTTTTATGTACAGTTGGAAATCGAGGTTCTAATACATGCTTTTGTACCTTGATACCTTAAATGAGCTAGTCTGTATGCTTTGGTCTACCTCAGAAAGTTTCTAATTTGTTAGTGAATCCTAAATTCCCTTCAAGTTGCCCCTTTGATACTCATGCTATGGTAGGGCCAAAGTTTACCTTCAGAACAACCCACCATATCACTGATAATAAAATTTTTGCCACAtagttatattttccattttaattaaaaagaagccCCTGAAGGATCTTGGTCAGAATATagatatttttatgtgtataacTTTAgctattagatttttaaaatttttaactattttaagtgtAGCTATAATTTTTTGCCAAAGTTTACAATGCTTgtttttatttgggaaaaataaagttgttttttaattttaggttGCATTTACAACAAGAATTTATCATCCAAATATTAACAGTAATGGCAGCATTTGTCTCGATATTCTAAGATCACAGTGGTCTCCTGCTTTAACTATTTCTAAAGGTAAAATACTAGCGGCTTTGATTTTTCTAATAGTTAAAGGAGTTTCATTTTTGAGCTGACTTACCTAAGTATTTTTATAGTGCCAGCTTTTTGATAAAGATGGGAAAAGGAACAAGAAGTTACATCCTTTTTGCTCTTAGTATTGATTAAAGATTTTGTGGGAAGAAGTTAACATTCAGATGGAGGGGGGCAGTATTTGCAAATAACAATAGCAGCATTTAATAGCTTTCTTAGTATATTTTTCAATCCCAAGCCACTTGTACATCTCACTCATTTGTTGCCATTTAGCAAAAATGGTATACCTAAAGTTAAAAGAGCTTTTGAACTTGAGGTTTCTTATGGGaaaattctgatttcattttcctgtgtttcttattttttagataaaaaatctttttaagaaaCCTTTAGTTTTCATGTATCATGGTAGGTTGTTTCCTATCTAATAATAGTCTAAAATGCATAGTCTTGGGAAAGGTCTCCAGATAAATTCTGCTCTTCTACTTTAAAAGCGATCTGTTTTGTGGCATTTTTAATAGGTTGTCTAGTTTCCACATTGATGTTCCagatggaatatctctccatctctttcaaACAACTCTGGTGGCTTTTATGTCACTTTTACCCCATAAATAAAAATCACCTACCACACAGCTACTTAATGAGAAGGAAGTCTGCCTTTTAGTGATATTCAGTTTTTGATGCTGGCTTATTAGCATTCCTTAGTACACAAAATGAGTTTTTAATGTTGCTAATTATGACTGAATTTCAGATATTTGAGGATAGCAGCTAACTTGAAGCATTCTCATTTTTTGGCTGAATACTTAATGTAGCATTCCCCAGATTATTTCCTGAAATAGTTAATAGTGTTTtacaaaaagttttatttttagaagtgTGGTAAATGCAAAGTGAAacaggttttgtttgttcattcatttgttaagTCAGGACATCAAGCCTTTTGTGTCTTTGTACAGTGCATTTGAATCTCTTTGAAGGGACTGTCTAGCATTCCCAGAATTTTTTTTGATTAATCAGAAGCACTTTTGTGTGGGGAGTGGGGACAATTTGGGTAAATGCTGCTGTCGTTCTTTTAGGTGCAGCATTATTTTAGGCCCATTTTTTACCCCCCAGGATACATTCAAGTTTCTTTTcaggtcttttcttttctcttaacacCAGGCACCTGGTATGAAGAAGACTTTAATACTATTTTCCAGGTTTGTTTGGTTTTACCATCATTGGGAATGCACTGTAATACTGAACACTGTTTCTGTAAATGCAGATTTAGTTTTATTTCTGATCCTGCACTTGAGTTTAAAGTTCTATTTTCTatgataatgtattttttttttcatggtattGTTATTATCTTCAAGGATTGTCATAACCACATTAAGCTTTTATGTCataaactttttataaaactttgCACAGTGGCACATAATTCGTATTCACAATGAATTAGATACATATTCCTAATGATGCTTTACATCTTTTAAGTTAATGTTTTGAATAGGTCAGAGTGAGAGCTGTAGCTGGAGAACTACTCAGTAGTAGATCttggtgtttttgtgtgtttttttttttaatttaaccagAATTCTTGGATATGGTCTCTACCTTATAAATTCTGGGAGATAAAACCTGTAGTCATTGGGGCAGTTGGGTGTTTTTGTGAAACTCCCCCGAGAGTAGGACAGAAAATGGATTATTTTATCAAGCTAAACAGCTAAGCATATATTGCATAGCTGTACTCTTATTCAaagtccccaccaccacccccacttcCCTCCAGCCATTACCAAGAAACTCCACTTGACTATTTCAGAAGGTTCATAGAGagaagtccctggtggtccagtggatgggACTCCACACTTCACTGTAGAGGatacaggttcggtccctggtcaggagTTCCCGCATTCAACGTggcatagcaaaagaaaaagtaatataaGTAAATACGGTATCATTTCACTATCTCAGAACTTCTGAATTTGGCAGATTTTTGTATCTAGTCAGTAAACTAGCTAACAAATATCTATTTTTAGGATCTCTTAACTACCAGGAACTTGTCTTGTATGAGTCAAAATCTTTGTAAAGCTTTGTCTTATGGAAATTGAGATAGAAACTAATCCTCTTTTGAGGATTGAGGTTTATATTATAATActtgtttttaaatacttttattcaACCAAATTCCCAGTTGTGGGTAACagacatttgttttcttctagttcttttaTCCATTTGTTCACTGCTATGTGATCCAAACCCAGATGACCCCCTAGTGCCAGAGATTGCACGGATCTATAAAACAGACAGAGATAAGTAAGTATGTAGTAATTTGAGAAAACAACATAAAAAGTGGCTTTTCTTAATGAGTTAGTATTATATACTTTGCTGTAAGTTGTGGCATGATGCCAAGGAGACTTGATGCTTATTTCCGGTAAGATGGTAGTTGAAATGTGCAGAAGCTAGTTACTTAAATGTGattggctttttgttgttgttgttctttaattTACTaggttatgttttctttttctaacatgTTCAGCAGTTTGTCACTTTTAAGTTTGAGGAAGAAAGGTATTTTTTCTTCACCCCAATCACATttaaaacaagagagaaataTTGGTACTGTTGTAAAAATTTggtctaaatattttatatattgaattctttatgtacaactttaCCATTATAATTTCCTTATGTTATAATTAACGCTCAGTATACTTGTTCAATTAGGTACAATAGGTTAGCAAGAGAGTGGACAGAGAAATACGCTATGTTGTAGGGTAAGAGGATCTGCACAATATGGTGCGCTTATTCATGGTACTGCCAGCACATGAGTGCTGCATGCGTTAAGGCACTGTATCAACTAACCAAAGGTAACTGATGTGGCAGTTTCTGAAAACGGTACACTTAACTGCTTGATCTCTTGTTTAGCGTGAAAGTACACCCAGCAGTCATTATTGCTTGAGAGTATTTTTGCATGGCGAAACAGAGTTTATATAGCACCAGTAAGAAATGAAAATCTCAGTATCTTTTTCAAATTACTATagtatttaaattttaacttttaaaattggtATATTTTAAACTTCAATACTATATGGAATGTGGTGACTTAGttaaaattttgccaagagaTAATAATGTAAGGGATAAACACTTTTTTAAGCCTCACTATCTGTACTAAATGTTCATTACTGACAAGCATGCATTAGTGTCAGCTATTCTTTGTGGCTACCTGTATGCTAAATGaaacctttgttttaaagtgcTGGCTTTCTGAGAGGTATCCTTAAGTGAGGTAACCACGAATTGGTAGAGAAAGAACTTAAAGTTAGAAAAACGGTTGAACTATGTTTAGTTCTTGGTTTGAAACgaagttaatatttttatagaggTCAGACTGTAACTATAAATCAGTTCTCCTATGTCCTTTTAGATATTCCTTTCTTAAGGTTATCACTATAATTTTTGTTCTGGTAAGTAGTCTATGGCATGGTAGTAATACAGGGAGAAATTGATAGCATTTTATCAATATTAGTGATCTTCCTCAGTAGTAAATATCCTTGCTTGTGTATGAATTACCTGTTGATCATTTTAAACAAAGATGCCCCCACTTGTA encodes:
- the UBE2D3 gene encoding ubiquitin-conjugating enzyme E2 D3 isoform X1 yields the protein MALKRINKELSDLARDPPAQCSAGPVGDDMFHWQATIMGPNDSPYQGGVFFLTIHFPTDYPFKPPKVAFTTRIYHPNINSNGSICLDILRSQWSPALTISKVLLSICSLLCDPNPDDPLVPEIARIYKTDRDKYNRLAREWTEKYAML
- the UBE2D3 gene encoding ubiquitin-conjugating enzyme E2 D3 isoform X2 is translated as MALKRINKELSDLARDPPAQCSAGPVGDDMFHWQATIMGPNDSPYQGGVFFLTIHFPTDYPFKPPKVAFTTRIYHPNINSNGSICLDILRSQWSPALTISKVLLSICSLLCDPNPDDPLVPEIARIYKTDRDKYNRISREWTQKYAM